The proteins below are encoded in one region of Reichenbachiella sp. 5M10:
- a CDS encoding arylsulfatase: MKRKSALLLLVAAVLCAPLAEAQKKKKPNILVIFGDDIGQTNISAYSMGLVGYRTPNIDQIAKDGMIFTDYYSEQSCTAGRSTFITGQCTYRTGLAKVGMPGADLGLQAEDPTIAELLKPLGYATGQFGKNHLGDKDKFLPTAHGFDEFFGNLYHLNAEEEPERHNYPQGDDFRKKFGPRGVIHSTADGKIEDTGPLTKKRMETIDDETSAAAMDFMERQVNDDKPFFVWWNATRMHLYTHVKEENRSPAGLTAPTEYADGMMEHDRHVGTILDKLKELGVDDNTIVIYSTDNGPHKNSWPDAGLSPFRSEKVTNWEGAYRVPAMIRWPGQIEPGSISNEIVSGLDWLPTLLAAAGEPKISDKLLKGHKADGKTFKVHLDGYNILPYLTGKEERSPRESFFYFNDDGQLVGLRYENWKLVFMEQRSKGTLDVWAEPFVPLRLPKLFDLRADPYETADFISNTYWDWVLSNAYVFVPAQAYVGQFLQTFVDYPPRQKPASFNLDEVMRKLQDSAHAGH, encoded by the coding sequence ATGAAACGAAAATCAGCCTTACTTCTGCTGGTAGCCGCCGTGTTGTGCGCGCCCCTAGCGGAAGCTCAGAAAAAGAAAAAGCCAAATATCTTGGTGATATTTGGTGATGATATTGGGCAAACCAATATTTCGGCCTATTCTATGGGTCTGGTGGGGTACCGTACCCCCAACATTGATCAGATTGCCAAAGATGGTATGATTTTTACAGATTACTATTCGGAGCAATCTTGTACAGCGGGTCGTTCGACTTTTATCACCGGGCAGTGTACATATCGTACAGGTCTTGCCAAAGTAGGAATGCCAGGAGCTGATCTGGGTCTACAAGCCGAAGATCCGACGATAGCCGAGTTGCTCAAGCCTTTGGGATATGCGACTGGCCAGTTTGGGAAAAACCACTTGGGCGACAAAGATAAATTTTTGCCTACGGCCCATGGCTTTGATGAGTTTTTTGGGAACCTCTACCACCTCAACGCGGAAGAGGAGCCAGAAAGACACAACTACCCACAAGGAGATGATTTCAGAAAGAAGTTTGGACCAAGAGGTGTGATTCATAGTACTGCCGATGGCAAAATCGAAGATACGGGACCATTGACCAAGAAGAGAATGGAAACCATCGATGATGAGACGTCTGCTGCAGCTATGGATTTTATGGAACGTCAAGTGAACGATGATAAGCCATTTTTCGTGTGGTGGAACGCTACTAGAATGCATCTCTATACCCACGTGAAAGAAGAGAACCGTAGCCCTGCAGGACTCACTGCACCGACCGAATATGCGGACGGTATGATGGAGCACGACAGGCATGTTGGTACAATCTTGGATAAGCTCAAGGAGCTAGGAGTGGATGACAATACCATCGTGATCTATTCTACAGACAATGGTCCACACAAGAACTCTTGGCCTGATGCAGGTTTGAGCCCGTTTAGAAGTGAGAAAGTGACCAACTGGGAAGGAGCCTATCGTGTACCTGCTATGATCAGATGGCCAGGTCAGATTGAGCCAGGCAGTATCTCCAATGAGATCGTCAGTGGCTTGGATTGGTTGCCGACTTTGCTGGCAGCAGCCGGTGAACCTAAAATCAGTGACAAACTGTTGAAAGGACATAAGGCAGATGGAAAGACTTTCAAAGTGCATTTGGATGGATACAATATCTTGCCATACCTTACAGGCAAGGAAGAAAGATCTCCTCGTGAATCTTTCTTTTACTTCAATGACGATGGACAGTTGGTAGGCTTGCGTTACGAAAATTGGAAGTTGGTATTTATGGAACAGCGATCGAAAGGTACTTTGGATGTTTGGGCAGAGCCTTTCGTTCCTTTGAGGTTGCCTAAGTTGTTTGATCTCAGAGCAGATCCTTACGAGACAGCGGACTTTATTTCCAATACTTATTGGGATTGGGTGTTGTCCAATGCCTATGTGTTTGTACCTGCACAGGCTTATGTGGGGCAGTTTCTACAGACATTTGTGGATTATCCACCAAGACAAAAACCTGCTTCTTTCAATTTGGATGAGGTGATGAGAAAACTACAAGACTCGGCTCATGCCGGCCATTAG
- a CDS encoding HAD family phosphatase, protein MNKIRFISHVKTMLYAFVCIGGFACSSLTEKQTEAQSEITESKDPLPSWNDGPTKKAILSYVHEVTDRNSASFIPKADRIATLDNDGTLWTEKPMYVQLYFALDRVKAMAVDHPEWKNQQPFQAVLEGDMQALMAQGEKGLVELIMTTHAGITTDQFETLVKDWIATAKHPTKNKVFTELVYQPMLELLVYLRANGFKTFIVSGGGIDFMRPWAEGVYGIPRNQVVGSSFKIEYDYNDGKPVINRLPELDLNDDKEGKPVGIHRYIGSKPVFAVGNSDGDLQMLRWADSNKLKSFQLYIHHTDSVREWAYDRKSAVGHFDKGLDEATEKGWTVASMKDDWKVIYPFELK, encoded by the coding sequence ATGAATAAAATTCGCTTTATATCCCATGTAAAAACGATGCTGTATGCTTTCGTATGTATAGGTGGGTTTGCCTGCAGTTCTCTTACAGAAAAGCAAACTGAGGCTCAGTCAGAGATAACAGAATCCAAGGATCCCTTGCCTTCGTGGAACGATGGTCCAACTAAAAAGGCCATCCTCAGTTATGTCCATGAAGTGACTGATCGAAATAGTGCCAGTTTCATACCCAAAGCAGACCGTATTGCGACCTTGGACAATGACGGTACGCTGTGGACCGAAAAACCAATGTATGTACAGTTATATTTTGCACTGGATAGAGTGAAAGCTATGGCGGTGGATCACCCGGAGTGGAAAAATCAGCAGCCCTTTCAAGCAGTTCTCGAAGGCGACATGCAGGCTTTGATGGCACAAGGTGAAAAGGGGTTGGTGGAGCTTATCATGACGACTCATGCAGGGATCACTACCGATCAATTTGAGACTTTGGTAAAAGATTGGATCGCTACAGCCAAGCACCCGACTAAAAATAAGGTTTTTACAGAATTGGTGTATCAACCGATGCTGGAATTGCTCGTGTATTTGAGAGCCAACGGATTCAAAACCTTCATTGTATCAGGCGGTGGGATTGATTTCATGAGACCATGGGCAGAAGGTGTGTATGGTATCCCGCGCAATCAAGTGGTAGGGAGTAGTTTCAAGATCGAATATGATTATAATGATGGCAAACCAGTCATCAACCGACTCCCGGAGCTGGATCTCAATGACGACAAAGAAGGAAAACCTGTAGGGATTCATAGATACATCGGTAGTAAGCCAGTGTTTGCTGTGGGCAACTCTGATGGAGATTTGCAGATGCTTAGGTGGGCAGATTCTAATAAATTGAAATCGTTTCAGCTGTATATCCATCATACAGACTCGGTCAGAGAATGGGCATATGATAGAAAATCGGCGGTGGGGCATTTTGACAAAGGTCTCGATGAAGCCACAGAAAAAGGATGGACCGTGGCTAGCATGAAGGACGACTGGAAAGTAATCTATCCTTTTGAATTGAAATAG
- a CDS encoding arylsulfatase, producing the protein MFFACHWSTPRKKNKKPNILVIMGDDIGWFNTSAYNNGMMGYTTPNIDRIAKEGMRFTDAYAQQSCTAGRAAFITGQSPKRTGLLKIGMPGDPIGLQKEDPTIAEMLKPLGYSSGQFGKNHLGDLDKFLPTNHGFDVFFGNLYHLNAEEEPENPDYPKDPKFRKEYGPRGVIKATADGKVQDTGPLTKKRMETIDQEFLNGTMDFIEEQSKADKPFFCWFNTTRMHIFTHLPDEYEGKTGLGINADGYAQHDQQVGQLLDKLEELGIADNTIVIYTTDNGAEKFSWPDGGTNPFRGEKATTWEGGLRVPFMIKWPGKIEAGKVSNEIISLEDCLPTLVAAAGEDNVKGKLLSGYQGYKVHLDGYNFLPYLTGKEENGPRNEFFAFVDDGTLGAVRIGRWKFHFSTQDHEGLGAWTEMQTPHKAPLLVDLYADPFESAMESSSYYDDWLVKRMFAFEPLKDVVANFMATFKEYPVRQESGSFTPK; encoded by the coding sequence GTGTTTTTTGCATGCCACTGGTCCACGCCCAGAAAAAAAAACAAAAAGCCCAACATCCTAGTGATCATGGGTGACGACATAGGCTGGTTCAATACCAGTGCCTACAATAATGGGATGATGGGCTATACCACCCCCAACATTGACCGCATAGCCAAAGAGGGTATGCGTTTTACCGATGCATATGCACAGCAAAGTTGCACAGCCGGAAGAGCTGCATTTATTACAGGGCAATCTCCCAAAAGAACAGGACTGCTCAAAATCGGAATGCCTGGAGATCCTATAGGATTACAAAAGGAAGACCCAACTATCGCTGAGATGCTGAAGCCACTTGGATACTCCAGTGGACAGTTTGGAAAAAACCACTTGGGTGACTTAGATAAGTTTCTTCCAACCAACCATGGCTTTGATGTTTTCTTTGGGAATTTGTACCATTTGAATGCAGAAGAAGAGCCAGAAAACCCTGATTATCCTAAAGACCCCAAGTTTAGAAAGGAATATGGCCCAAGAGGTGTGATCAAAGCAACTGCAGATGGTAAAGTTCAGGATACGGGACCTTTGACGAAGAAGCGTATGGAGACCATCGACCAGGAATTTTTGAATGGAACGATGGATTTTATAGAAGAGCAGAGCAAAGCAGACAAACCTTTCTTCTGTTGGTTCAATACTACCAGAATGCACATTTTTACGCATCTACCTGATGAGTATGAAGGAAAAACTGGTCTAGGTATCAATGCAGATGGTTATGCTCAGCATGACCAACAAGTTGGCCAGTTGCTGGATAAGCTTGAGGAACTTGGGATTGCGGACAACACTATCGTCATTTACACCACAGATAATGGAGCTGAAAAATTTTCATGGCCCGATGGTGGCACCAATCCATTTAGAGGTGAAAAAGCCACTACTTGGGAAGGTGGTCTGAGAGTGCCTTTTATGATCAAGTGGCCTGGTAAAATTGAAGCTGGAAAAGTTTCAAATGAGATCATTTCTTTAGAAGACTGTTTGCCAACATTGGTGGCTGCTGCTGGTGAGGACAATGTCAAAGGCAAATTATTGAGTGGATATCAAGGATACAAGGTGCACTTGGATGGTTACAACTTTTTGCCTTACCTCACAGGAAAAGAGGAAAATGGTCCTCGCAATGAGTTCTTTGCCTTTGTAGATGATGGCACTTTGGGAGCAGTTCGTATTGGACGTTGGAAGTTTCACTTCTCTACACAAGACCATGAAGGACTTGGCGCCTGGACTGAAATGCAAACCCCACATAAAGCACCTCTATTGGTTGATTTATATGCAGACCCATTTGAATCTGCCATGGAAAGCTCTTCTTACTATGACGACTGGTTGGTCAAGCGCATGTTTGCTTTTGAGCCATTGAAAGATGTGGTAGCGAATTTCATGGCTACTTTTAAAGAATACCCCGTAAGACAAGAGTCTGGAAGTTTTACTCCTAAATAA
- a CDS encoding glyceraldehyde-3-phosphate dehydrogenase — MKYKILLLFWLTQNLVSVAQDDHAETKEKMSLKVLKDSLDGKIDMSDFLIDYHGFIPVPQIITEPALGNIGVMFTPIFIAPNKHQVEGKYTPPNITAAFVGYSANKSWAFGGMRVASLPQHHLKYRVGAMYGDVNMDFYRNLPVLGDREFSFNMDMLGAYGALLRQVAETDLYMGVEYFYLHNDVHPEFNQTPDFIKNAIDPHSISNVGITLDFDKRDNVFTPDKGLYVTSDYRVSEPWTGSDFSFQNFHIGIFEFIQPTKNWVSGFRFEGAMQFGDAPFYMKPSINLRGVPKARYQGDQTYVLETEQRYDLTLRWSVVAFGGLAKAPTKEESFADVELVHNYGTGFRYLMARKFKLRAGVDIAKSNDDIGWYIVIGSFWNDRN, encoded by the coding sequence ATGAAATATAAGATTTTACTTTTGTTTTGGCTCACTCAAAACTTGGTGTCTGTTGCACAAGATGATCACGCTGAGACCAAAGAAAAAATGAGTTTGAAAGTGCTCAAGGATTCGCTAGATGGCAAAATAGATATGAGTGATTTCTTGATAGATTATCATGGCTTCATTCCAGTACCACAAATTATTACCGAACCAGCTCTAGGCAACATTGGAGTGATGTTTACACCGATATTTATCGCACCCAACAAACACCAAGTCGAAGGGAAATACACTCCGCCCAATATCACTGCAGCCTTTGTGGGGTATTCTGCCAACAAGTCTTGGGCTTTTGGTGGGATGAGGGTCGCTTCTTTGCCTCAGCATCATCTCAAGTACCGTGTGGGAGCGATGTACGGAGATGTCAATATGGATTTTTACCGAAACCTACCGGTATTGGGTGACAGAGAGTTCTCATTCAATATGGACATGCTCGGTGCATATGGTGCACTACTGAGACAAGTAGCAGAGACGGATCTATACATGGGAGTGGAGTATTTTTATTTGCACAATGATGTGCATCCTGAGTTTAACCAAACGCCGGATTTTATCAAAAATGCCATTGACCCCCATTCTATAAGCAACGTAGGGATTACGTTGGACTTTGACAAACGAGACAATGTCTTTACGCCAGACAAGGGGTTGTACGTGACATCGGATTACCGTGTGAGTGAGCCTTGGACAGGTAGTGATTTTAGTTTTCAAAATTTTCATATCGGTATTTTTGAATTCATCCAGCCTACAAAAAACTGGGTGAGTGGCTTTCGTTTTGAAGGTGCGATGCAGTTTGGGGACGCACCTTTTTATATGAAACCAAGTATCAATTTGCGAGGAGTACCTAAGGCACGCTACCAGGGTGATCAAACGTACGTGCTTGAAACAGAGCAACGCTATGATCTGACTTTGAGATGGAGTGTAGTCGCATTTGGCGGATTAGCCAAAGCACCCACCAAGGAAGAATCTTTTGCCGATGTGGAACTAGTGCACAATTATGGAACGGGGTTTCGTTACCTGATGGCGCGTAAATTCAAGTTGCGTGCTGGGGTAGATATCGCCAAGTCCAATGATGACATAGGCTGGTATATTGTGATAGGCTCTTTCTGGAATGATAGAAATTAG
- a CDS encoding caspase family protein: MKIKILLLLVNSLIAQTMIAQNKYMSYKTSGLDGLALTYTYDYKFLIASGNETVNIWYSESETEKGSIETNHKLVRSVWLAPDNETLFTAGENKGKSHDIQVWNIDRLSAIKSFGDHKEQVLCIKGFSKGQKIISASQDQKIHIYDVATGSLEKEISAKGVPMDLAIHPDEDELAVALSTGDVAIYKIGSGELIESINISKKWVLTVDISPDGKTLAAGTEDGLIFFTDFGEETTYRTTKDEHKGMIKDIAFSGDSKYLISASSRNDLITWIVEDRVVKKQENMDDGKILSAIAINPNGKYIAGTYRTVKTVNIWDITELDITPTYSLLDKTDKVPPQLFVSNPPRTDEGQVNLSQDNIVLKGIVTDDAGVKSLLINGEHAPMKSSGQFAYYTALKMGQNYFTMEAEDINGNTALKRFVINRRDLVANGYSREKAKNYLFVIGIDRYTFWPQLSNAVKDAKDVVSILTEKYQFTPDETITIYDEEATRDNIYSQLKGLIPKLTANDNLLVYYSGHGHYDDLLNEGYWVPYNAKKSESEYVSNGDLMKVLGAMENQHTFLVVDACFSGSLFASGSRGFTKSSEGFIQKAEQYKSRWALASGRLETVSDGAYGANSPFATRFIEFLNQNADQDHFPVSEVVQYVKVKVANDVRQVPLGNPLKSLGDEGGEFIFYTK, translated from the coding sequence ATGAAAATTAAAATATTACTCCTTTTGGTGAATAGTTTGATCGCTCAAACTATGATCGCCCAAAACAAATACATGTCCTACAAAACTTCAGGACTAGACGGGCTGGCATTGACGTACACGTATGATTACAAGTTCTTGATTGCCTCAGGCAATGAAACAGTCAACATCTGGTACTCTGAGAGTGAGACTGAGAAAGGTAGCATAGAGACTAATCACAAACTGGTCAGGTCTGTTTGGCTAGCCCCTGACAATGAAACGCTATTTACAGCAGGTGAAAACAAAGGCAAGTCGCACGACATCCAAGTTTGGAATATTGACAGGTTGTCGGCTATCAAATCGTTTGGTGATCACAAGGAGCAAGTCCTATGTATCAAAGGATTTAGCAAAGGCCAAAAGATCATCAGCGCATCCCAAGATCAGAAAATTCATATCTATGACGTAGCAACAGGCTCGCTGGAAAAAGAAATCTCTGCGAAAGGCGTACCCATGGATCTTGCTATTCACCCAGACGAAGACGAGCTAGCAGTAGCATTGTCAACAGGCGATGTGGCTATCTATAAAATCGGATCGGGAGAGCTGATAGAGTCCATCAATATTTCTAAAAAGTGGGTGCTGACTGTAGATATCAGTCCGGATGGCAAAACCCTAGCCGCAGGAACCGAGGATGGTCTGATCTTCTTTACGGACTTTGGAGAGGAGACTACTTATCGCACCACCAAAGACGAGCACAAAGGCATGATCAAAGACATTGCTTTTAGTGGTGATTCGAAGTATTTGATCTCTGCCTCATCCAGAAATGATCTCATCACTTGGATCGTAGAGGATAGAGTCGTCAAAAAACAAGAAAATATGGACGATGGAAAAATTCTCAGTGCGATCGCCATCAACCCTAACGGAAAATACATAGCAGGAACCTATAGAACTGTCAAGACTGTCAATATCTGGGACATCACAGAACTTGACATCACTCCTACCTATAGCCTACTTGATAAGACCGACAAGGTACCACCTCAGCTTTTCGTCTCGAATCCACCTCGCACAGATGAAGGTCAAGTCAATCTATCACAGGACAATATTGTGCTGAAAGGTATCGTCACTGACGATGCAGGTGTGAAATCCCTCCTCATCAATGGTGAGCATGCGCCCATGAAGTCATCAGGGCAATTTGCCTACTACACGGCCCTCAAGATGGGGCAAAACTACTTCACCATGGAGGCTGAGGACATCAATGGTAATACGGCACTTAAGCGATTTGTAATCAATAGAAGAGACCTAGTCGCCAATGGCTACAGCCGTGAGAAAGCTAAGAATTATCTATTCGTCATCGGAATCGACAGATATACCTTTTGGCCACAGCTATCCAATGCTGTCAAGGATGCCAAAGACGTAGTGAGTATCCTGACCGAAAAGTATCAGTTCACGCCAGACGAAACTATCACGATCTACGACGAAGAGGCGACGAGAGACAATATCTACTCTCAACTGAAGGGTCTAATTCCAAAATTGACTGCTAATGACAACCTACTCGTCTATTACTCAGGTCATGGTCACTATGACGATCTATTGAACGAAGGCTATTGGGTGCCCTACAATGCCAAGAAGTCTGAATCAGAATACGTCTCTAACGGCGATCTGATGAAGGTACTTGGCGCAATGGAAAATCAACATACGTTCTTAGTCGTGGATGCATGCTTCTCAGGATCGCTGTTTGCAAGTGGGTCAAGAGGTTTTACCAAATCATCAGAAGGATTTATCCAAAAAGCAGAGCAATACAAATCTCGATGGGCATTGGCCTCTGGGCGACTCGAAACTGTATCCGACGGAGCTTATGGCGCGAATAGCCCTTTCGCTACTCGGTTTATAGAATTTCTAAATCAAAATGCTGATCAAGACCACTTCCCAGTATCTGAGGTAGTCCAATATGTCAAGGTCAAAGTGGCCAACGACGTACGTCAGGTACCATTGGGTAACCCACTGAAATCACTTGGGGATGAAGGTGGTGAGTTTATTTTTTATACGAAGTGA